From Scleropages formosus chromosome 25, fSclFor1.1, whole genome shotgun sequence, a single genomic window includes:
- the cyb5d2 gene encoding neuferricin, giving the protein MSRYVAALVAVALAALSVSWDLDEILGNVASLLLSFGSTSAPPRLMSEDELRRYRGEPGSPGLYLSLLGHVFDVSKGQKHYGPGGGYHFFAGRDASRAFVSGDFTETGLTDDVSDLSPAEVVTLYDWLAFYQRDYKPVGRLVGRYYSDTGQPTEYLRHVEATLAEGLKLKAQAEAESKLFPSCNSEWSASAGGRVWCSTQSGGVHRNWVGVPRMLFSPGSASSRCVCVQSSDPLKLDNPNLREYEGCPPLAESCTIQSS; this is encoded by the exons ATGTCCCGGTACGTGGCGGCCCTCGTCGCGGTGGCCCTGGCCGCTCTCTCCGTGTCCTGGGACCTGGACGAAATTCTTGGAAACGTGGCCTCTCTGCTGCTGTCCTTCGGCTCGACCAGCGCTCCGCCGCGCCTGATGTCGGAGGACGAGCTGCGCCGGTACCGCGGCGAGCCGGGCAGCCCCGGCCTCTACCTGTCGCTGCTCGGACACGTGTTCGATGTGAGCAAAGGCCAGAAGCACTACGGACCCGGCGGGGGGTACCACTTCTTCGCAG GGAGAGATGCCTCCCGAGCGTTTGTCAGCGGGGACTTCACAGAAACAGGCCTGACAGATGATGTTTCGGATCTGTCCCCTGCGGAGGTGGTGACCCTTTATGACTGGCTTGCCTTCTATCAGAGGGATTACAAACCAGTAG GCAGGCTGGTCGGCCGCTACTACAGCGACACTGGGCAGCCCACGGAGTACCTGCGTCACGTCGAGGCCACCCTGGCTGAAGGACTGAAGCTCAAAGCTCAAGCTGAGGCTGAGAGCAAACTCTTCCCATCCTGCAACTCAGAGTGGAGCGCCTCTGCCGGCGGGAGGGTGTGGTGCTCAACCCAGAG TGGTGGGGTGCACAGGAACTGGGTGGGTGTACCCCGGATGCTCTTCTCTCCTGGCTCCGCAAGCTCTCGCTGCGTGTGCGTGCAGAGCAGTGACCCCCTGAAGTTGGACAACCCCAACCTACGCGAGTATGAAGGCTGCCCCCCACTGGCAGAGTCTTGCACCATCCAGAGCTCATGA